The genome window AAAATGACATGTTGGAATCAGGTTTTTGAGAATCAGCTCCCATGATAAACCAATAATTATCGCCAGTTTCTACAAATCTAATTTTAATAGAATGATCTAACCAAAAATGGATCGTGTCATGCCACAAAGATGCAGAGTGTTTTCTATCTGTCAGTAGAGGAACTACGTTCATTCTAAGATCATAGTATCTGTAGGCTACCCCTACAAAGTCATCATACCAAGGAATTGAAGTTGATGATGACATTGCTGAAAAATCAGCCCAGAGCTTATTTATCTGATCTGAATTAATGGTAATACCCTTATATCTGAGTTTGAGAATAACCTATACATGGTTTCCTATAGGACTAGTATGCAAATAGTTGCAGATCTGCTTACTGCCACACAACAATCTGGCCAAGAAGGCATCAAGACTACATCTCTTCTTACAAAGGCAAACTTATCACATTCAAGATTATCCAAATTCCTAGAAAACTTGACAGGAGCAGGATTAATCAATAAAATTGAATTTGATGGAAAAAATACTTTTGTGATCACTGCAAAAGGTAGACAATATTTGGATTCTTATGTAAATTTCTCCAGTATTGCTGAATCATTTGGATTAGAACTTTAAAATCTATTTTCTTGCTCTTCGCTTAGCATTTGCTTTTTGACGTTCTTGTTTATCCTTGTAAGCAGTGTAAATAAAAATAATTATTATTCCTGCAATTGCAGCATAAAATAGTGGGATAATTGGTGGATCTCTAATTTCTCCCGAAGATGGTTCAACAAAAGCAATTGGAATAGTCACAACCATAAAAATCAAAATCACAAGAAGGTATTTGTCCATAAATGGATTAATTTACAAAACCATATATCTTTTTGATTTTACAATTTGATACTAGAAAAAATATGGCAAAAATGCTAGAAATGTTAGGATTAATCCTAGTTGCAATAATGACATTAGGTTTTGTTGGAGTATTACAACCAACTGTTAGTGCTGGATTGTCCCCATTATTTTGGATATGCGCAGGAGGGACTCTAGCAATTATCATGTATCGGAAGATGAAACGAAAACAAGAAGAGAAAGATTAGATCGTTTCAGAAAAAGTTATCAAGTGATCAACTACGTATCAACCGACAGATCTATAAAGGAGAATTCAACGTATTTTATGAGGGGAGCATGGCAGAACAAAATAAACAATGGTGGGAAGGTTTAGGAAAAGAATTAGAAGTAGATATTGAAGCCCTAGATGAATCACGCTCTTAGAAATTTTTTAATTATTATCAAATATTTTACAAAACAAAGCCCTGGATGGGGTACGAACCCACGACCTAACGCTTACGAGGCGTTCGCTCTACCAGGCTGAGCTACCAAGGCACTTTTGGATAAATCCATCAGAGTTAATAAAAAGCCTTTCCGAGTTGGAACAATTGAAGAAAACTATTTCTGGAATTAGAGGAATTTTTGGCGAAGATCTCAATCTTAAAGACGTATTACAATTTTGTAATAATTTTTCATCTCTAATTAAATCAAAAAAATGTGCAATCGGTATGGATACCAGACCATCAGGTGCCATGATAAAAGATACGGCAAGTGCAGCATTGATGAAAAATGGAATTGACGTATTTAATTTAGGATTAGCTCCAACCCCAGTAATTTTTAGAGAATCAAGATTTTATCAAGCAGGAATTGTGATTTCATCATCGCACAACCCAATAGAATGGAATGGGATGAAATTCATAATTGATGGACGTGGAATTAATGAAAATGAATTACCAGAGATTTTAAAAAATCAAGAAATTAGTATTTCAGAATTTGGAACTGAGAAGAATATTTCAACATCATACATTGAGGATGCAAAAAAAATAATCGGAGATATTGAAAATAAACCTAAAATTGCAGTAGATATTGGGGGTGGGGCTGCAAAGGATTTTGCCCCAAAACTACTAACTGAGATAGGGTGTCAAGTACAAACCATTAATGAAAATCTAGATAATTCCTCAAGAGGGCCAGATCCAACTACAGATGGGTTATCAGAATTGATTTTAGCATCCACAAAAAACGAAATTGGATTTGCTTTTGACTTGGATGGAGATCGTTTAGTGGTAGTTAGAAATGGCAAAAAACAGATACCAGATGTAACATTAGGATTAGGTGTTGCAAAATCTCTTGAATTAGGTTACAAGAATTTTGTTCTAAGTATTGATACTAGTGTGTCCATTGAAAAATTCATCAAAGAAAGTGGTGGTACTGTAAATAGATCTAAAGTAGGTGAAGCAAATGTGATAGATATGATGCTGCAAACTAAAGCTCAAGCAGGTGGAGAAGGGAGTAGTGGTGGTTTTATTTTACCAGAGTTTAATTTTTGTAGAGATGGAATACTAACCAGTGGTTTAATTTCTTCAATGCTTGGAAATTCAAATTTTAAAGAAATTTTAGACTTTATGGAAAGATATCAACAAATCAGAGAAAAAATTGAAGTTGATTCAGAGTTTCATGACAAAGTCATTGAAGATATCAGGGATAAATTTTCAAAAGAATATTCAGATGCGGATACTTTAGATGGAATAAAAGGAATAATTGACGAGGATAGCTGGGTGTTAATTAGAAAATCAAATACTGAAGATATTATCAGAGTTTCAGCAGAATCAAATGATAAAGTAAAGTGTGAGAATATAATCAAAGACACATTAGAACTGGTGAAACAAAGTTATGAAAAAATTAGATGAAGAATCAATAATTAAAATAATTCAAGGGAAATTAGGAAATAAAAAATTTGTCTCTGAAGATGTGGAGATTTTTAATTTAGGCAAAACCAAAATTGTTTCAAAAATGGACACCCTAGTAGAAAGTACAGATATTCCCCCTCAAATGAAACTAAGAAATGCTGCAAGAAAGAGTATTGTAGCATGTGTAAGTGATTTTGCTGCAAAAGGGGTTTGTCCTCAATATGGAATCATATCAATAAATTTGCCAAACTCAATTACACGCTCAAAAATTGATCAAATTTCGAATGGATTCAAATCGGCATGTGATGAATATGGTATTAAAATTCTTGGAGGAGATACTAATGCGGGAAAGGAATTTGTGTTTAATGTTTGCATTTTTGGAAAATCGGATTCCATAATCAGAAGAAATGGTTCAAAAAAAGGAGATTTGGTGTTTGTCACTGGTCCGTTTGGATATACATCTGCTGGATTAAGCATATTGCTAGAGAAAAAGAAGATTCACGGGAAATTTGCTAAAAAGGCAATTGATTCAGTCCTTTATCCCAAAGCCAAACTGAGGTTTGGATTAAAGAATAAAAAATATTTCTCATCATCTATGGATTCCAGTGATGGTCTATCCACGACATTAAATGAGTTATCAAAGCAAAGTAAAACTAAATTCATAATAAACAACATCCCTGCAAAAAAAGAATTAGAAGACTATGCAAATTCACAAAAAACTGATTTGAAAAAATTAGTATTTCATGGAGGAGAAGAGTATGATTTTGTATTTACGATAAACCCAAAATACCGAACCATAATTCTAAAAAATGCCAAATTACTAGGAACAGAGATTATTGAAGTCGGTTATGTAACTAATGGTAGTGGAGTGTATATTGTAGAGAATGACAAATTGGTAAAATTAAAAGATCTAGGCTGGAAACATTTTAGATAATTATTCCCCATGAGGAAATTCTCGTTCAACATTATTTACAATATTAAATATAGAATCTGCAGGAAGAACTGAAACACATTCTTTAATCCATTTATCATCAAGATACATCAATTGATTAAATTCTTTTTCTGGTAGCTCATCTGGATTTGAATTAGGATACATGGAATGAAGTTTATAACCTTCATTTGCAATTTGTTGGCATTTTTGTTCTAATGGCGATAAACCAGATTCATTAGTTGGAGTCAAAAATGAAAATGCTATGGATCCTAACAAAACAGATGCAATTGCTATACCAATTACCATAAAAATAATCGATGTCATTAATTCAAACCAAACAATCACGTATATGAAGAATCATCAATTTTTTCTCCAAATACCCACTTAACGAAGGCTGAAAAAATCAATGTTTTTTAAACCCTTTAAGGTCTGAGTAGACATTGTCAGAAACTGAAGCAAAAGTTGAGGAAGTTCCAGTTGAGGAAGAGGAAATAGTCGAGGAAGTAAAATCTGAGGCTGAAGTAGAATCAAAAGCTCAACCAGAGACCAAAAAAGAGGGTCCTGATAAATGGGGAATTGCCCATATTTACAGTAGTTACAATAATACTATTATCCACATGACAGATCTAACCGGTGCAGAAACTGTTGCCATTAGTTCTGGCGGAATTCATGTTAATGCAGATAGATACGAATCATCACCATTTGCAGCAATGAAGGCAGCAAATGCAGTTGTTGAATCTGCAAGAACAAAGGGATTCACTGGATTTCACATCAGAGTTCGTGCTGTTGGAGGAGTTGGTTCTAGAGTTCCAGGACCTGGTGCACAAGCAGCAATTAGAGCACTAGCAAGAGGCGGATTTAAAATTGGAAGAATCGATGATGTCACACCTATTCCTCACGATACCACCAGAAAGAAAGGTGGAAAACGAGGAAGAAGAGTCTAGTCAGATATTTTTATTTTCAAGTCACAACCTTTAGATGCAAAATAATCTCCAATGAAATTTGCAAATTTAGTTGGATGATCATTTTCTTTGTATTTTGAGATCATGTCAGAAAACTTTTCTTCAATTCCTTGTTGTAAATTTGGTTTAAATGCTAGCTTGAAAAATGTCCATCCAAACTTTGAGGTTGGTTCACTTAGAACATAGCCATTATATCCACCAACTAAACTTTCCATATGTGATAGTGCTTTTTTTATAGATAGTAAATCATTGACATAATTTTTGCTACCAACTTCTAAAACGATATTCACTTTTTAATCACTTTCTTCAGAGTGGGCACTTAGTTTATCACTTAATGATACGAATTTTCCGTCTTGTTCAACATTGATTTTAGTTTGCATTCTTACATTAAGACCAATTGATCTAAACAGAGTAAGTAACTTTCCACCATCAATTACTTCATTTATTTCACCAGATTTAATTAA of Nitrosopumilus sp. contains these proteins:
- a CDS encoding winged helix-turn-helix domain-containing protein, whose product is MQIVADLLTATQQSGQEGIKTTSLLTKANLSHSRLSKFLENLTGAGLINKIEFDGKNTFVITAKGRQYLDSYVNFSSIAESFGLEL
- a CDS encoding phosphomannomutase; amino-acid sequence: MKKTISGIRGIFGEDLNLKDVLQFCNNFSSLIKSKKCAIGMDTRPSGAMIKDTASAALMKNGIDVFNLGLAPTPVIFRESRFYQAGIVISSSHNPIEWNGMKFIIDGRGINENELPEILKNQEISISEFGTEKNISTSYIEDAKKIIGDIENKPKIAVDIGGGAAKDFAPKLLTEIGCQVQTINENLDNSSRGPDPTTDGLSELILASTKNEIGFAFDLDGDRLVVVRNGKKQIPDVTLGLGVAKSLELGYKNFVLSIDTSVSIEKFIKESGGTVNRSKVGEANVIDMMLQTKAQAGGEGSSGGFILPEFNFCRDGILTSGLISSMLGNSNFKEILDFMERYQQIREKIEVDSEFHDKVIEDIRDKFSKEYSDADTLDGIKGIIDEDSWVLIRKSNTEDIIRVSAESNDKVKCENIIKDTLELVKQSYEKIR
- the thiL gene encoding thiamine-phosphate kinase; translation: MKKLDEESIIKIIQGKLGNKKFVSEDVEIFNLGKTKIVSKMDTLVESTDIPPQMKLRNAARKSIVACVSDFAAKGVCPQYGIISINLPNSITRSKIDQISNGFKSACDEYGIKILGGDTNAGKEFVFNVCIFGKSDSIIRRNGSKKGDLVFVTGPFGYTSAGLSILLEKKKIHGKFAKKAIDSVLYPKAKLRFGLKNKKYFSSSMDSSDGLSTTLNELSKQSKTKFIINNIPAKKELEDYANSQKTDLKKLVFHGGEEYDFVFTINPKYRTIILKNAKLLGTEIIEVGYVTNGSGVYIVENDKLVKLKDLGWKHFR
- a CDS encoding 30S ribosomal protein S11: MSETEAKVEEVPVEEEEIVEEVKSEAEVESKAQPETKKEGPDKWGIAHIYSSYNNTIIHMTDLTGAETVAISSGGIHVNADRYESSPFAAMKAANAVVESARTKGFTGFHIRVRAVGGVGSRVPGPGAQAAIRALARGGFKIGRIDDVTPIPHDTTRKKGGKRGRRV